The following is a genomic window from Caproiciproducens sp. CPB-2.
TCACCCTCGTGCTCGCGCAGCTGATCAGCATGCTGCCGTGGCCGAAATTCCGGAGCTTTTTCCGGGTGATCTTCTTCATGCCCTGCGTGGCGCCGCTGATCGCCTCCAGCGTGGTATGGGGCGGGCTCTATGCCACCAAGTACGGCCTGATCAACAATATGCTCAAAACCTTCTTCGGGATTTCCCCGGTTAACTGGCTGGGAACCGCAAGCTACGTGATGCCCGCCATCATTATTTTCACGCTTTGGGCCGATATCGGCTACAACATCATCCTGTTTTCCGCCGGCATGGACGGAATCCCGACGGATTTCTACGAGGCGGCCGAAATCGACGGCGCGGGCATGGTGAAAAAATTCTTCTATATCACCCTGCCGCTTCTGGGAAGAACCGTCAGCTTCGTCGTGGCCATGACGATTATCTCCCACTTCCAGATGTTCGCGCAGTTTCAGGTCCTTGCAAAGCTGGGCGGCCCGGAAAACTCGGGAAACGTTCTTACCTATTACATCT
Proteins encoded in this region:
- a CDS encoding carbohydrate ABC transporter permease, giving the protein MKNNRFVYFVLLPIFLLLAVFFVLPIAGGLAISFFDYNPLRAINHFIGFENFGKLMSDKIFLKSTTNTLVFVGITVTLNIFITLVLAQLISMLPWPKFRSFFRVIFFMPCVAPLIASSVVWGGLYATKYGLINNMLKTFFGISPVNWLGTASYVMPAIIIFTLWADIGYNIILFSAGMDGIPTDFYEAAEIDGAGMVKKFFYITLPLLGRTVSFVVAMTIISHFQMFAQFQVLAKLGGPENSGNVLTYYIYKTAFQTKDMGYASAIAVVLFVLIMIVTIIQQRLNRVEWGY